A genome region from Alicyclobacillus acidocaldarius subsp. acidocaldarius DSM 446 includes the following:
- a CDS encoding glycosyltransferase family 2 protein yields MFSNFVWSWLAHALPRAAWLPVLCAVVWTAIFLRTIPDLVRTPRLRPREAARASPPSYGRVSVVVAARDEREHIEVTLESLLRQTYPDLEIVAVDDRSTDGTGDVIDRMAASDSRIVPVHIRELPRGWLGKNHALYAGAMRATGDWLLFADADVRFYPDAVERAMAYVHAHRLHHLTVAPRLIASGYALKLLTAMYIFNYVLFKRPQSAYRRRTRAHAGIGAFNLVSREAYERIGTHRAISLRPDDDLHLGKLIKRHGFRQRFVVAQDMIEIEWYPSFRAMVVGMEKAPLPAFHYSAVLLTAAMMVMMVLYTTPFAGAIFGPGWYRLVYLYCLVLMGILYELHAVFLRLPKHQFLILPLGMLLYSYAFIRSAVLAVRRGGLVWRDTFYTLRELRRGL; encoded by the coding sequence ATGTTCTCCAACTTCGTGTGGTCCTGGCTTGCGCACGCGCTTCCGCGGGCGGCGTGGCTGCCCGTCCTGTGCGCGGTGGTGTGGACGGCCATCTTTCTCCGCACCATCCCGGACCTCGTGCGAACGCCGCGCCTTCGGCCCCGTGAGGCGGCGAGAGCGAGCCCACCGTCCTATGGCCGCGTGAGCGTCGTGGTGGCGGCGCGCGATGAGCGGGAGCACATCGAGGTCACGCTCGAATCGCTGCTGCGCCAGACGTATCCGGATCTCGAAATCGTCGCGGTTGACGATCGGTCGACGGACGGGACGGGCGACGTGATCGACCGGATGGCGGCCAGCGATTCGCGCATTGTGCCGGTGCACATCCGAGAGCTGCCGCGTGGATGGCTGGGCAAGAACCACGCCCTGTATGCAGGCGCTATGCGCGCGACGGGCGATTGGCTGCTGTTTGCGGACGCGGACGTGCGGTTTTACCCGGACGCGGTGGAACGGGCCATGGCCTACGTGCACGCGCATCGGCTGCATCACCTGACCGTGGCGCCGAGGCTCATCGCATCCGGCTACGCGCTGAAGCTATTGACGGCCATGTACATCTTCAACTATGTGCTGTTCAAGCGGCCCCAGAGCGCGTACCGCAGGCGCACTCGCGCACACGCCGGCATCGGCGCGTTCAACCTCGTCAGCCGCGAGGCGTACGAGCGCATCGGCACGCATCGAGCCATCAGCTTACGTCCCGACGACGATCTCCACCTCGGCAAGCTCATCAAGCGGCATGGATTTCGGCAGCGATTCGTCGTGGCGCAGGACATGATCGAGATCGAGTGGTATCCGAGCTTCCGCGCGATGGTCGTCGGCATGGAGAAAGCGCCGCTGCCGGCATTTCACTATTCCGCGGTGCTTTTGACGGCGGCCATGATGGTGATGATGGTGCTCTACACGACGCCTTTCGCAGGGGCCATCTTCGGACCGGGTTGGTATCGATTGGTTTATCTGTATTGTCTCGTCCTCATGGGAATCTTATATGAACTTCATGCGGTGTTTTTGAGACTGCCCAAGCACCAGTTCCTCATCCTGCCGCTCGGCATGCTGCTGTACAGCTACGCCTTCATTCGTTCGGCCGTGCTGGCGGTTCGCCGAGGAGGGCTCGTGTGGCGGGACACGTTTTACACGCTGCGCGAACTGCGCCGAGGTCTGTGA
- a CDS encoding phosphosulfolactate synthase — protein sequence MDSRWTDVLSQPERLEKPREIGLTVVIDNGVPVGWFRDAMESNGAWIDCVKFGWGTSMVTPKLEEKIEVLNRLGIRYFFGGTLFEKFLIQGRIDDYEAMCLHYGCRDVEISNGTVPLANAEKARFIERFARHFRVLSEVGYKDVKQSLLLPPHRWIQFIREDFAAGASYVITEARESGTSGICRENGELRFGLIEEILEASLDTNRLIFEAPNKTLQKYFIDKLGPNVNLGNVAIGDAIPLETLRRGLRSDTLLQFETGDLPLADAEPALWHS from the coding sequence ATGGATTCGCGATGGACAGACGTGCTGAGCCAACCCGAGCGGCTCGAGAAGCCGAGAGAAATCGGCTTGACCGTCGTGATCGACAACGGGGTCCCTGTTGGATGGTTTCGAGACGCCATGGAGTCGAACGGGGCGTGGATCGACTGCGTGAAGTTCGGGTGGGGGACATCCATGGTCACCCCGAAGCTGGAGGAGAAAATCGAGGTCCTGAATCGGCTCGGCATTCGCTACTTCTTTGGCGGCACGCTGTTTGAGAAATTTCTCATCCAGGGCCGGATCGACGACTACGAGGCGATGTGCCTGCACTACGGCTGCCGCGACGTCGAGATCTCCAACGGAACCGTGCCGCTCGCCAACGCGGAGAAGGCCCGGTTCATCGAGCGATTCGCTCGCCACTTCCGGGTGTTGAGCGAAGTGGGGTACAAGGACGTGAAGCAATCGCTGCTCCTTCCGCCGCATCGCTGGATTCAGTTCATCCGGGAGGACTTTGCCGCGGGCGCCTCGTATGTGATCACAGAGGCGCGCGAATCGGGCACGAGCGGCATCTGCCGCGAAAACGGGGAACTCCGCTTCGGGCTCATCGAGGAGATCCTGGAGGCTTCGCTCGACACGAATCGGCTCATCTTCGAAGCGCCCAACAAGACGCTGCAAAAGTACTTCATCGACAAGCTCGGGCCGAACGTGAACCTCGGCAACGTGGCCATCGGCGACGCCATCCCCCTGGAGACCCTGCGCAGAGGGCTGAGGTCCGACACGCTGCTCCAGTTTGAGACCGGCGATCTCCCGCTGGCGGACGCCGAGCCCGCGCTCTGGCATTCGTGA
- a CDS encoding spore germination protein, which yields MEVKSGVRIRPRRRPQGSQAEPGAEQGSEAQSGGEQESGARGAGAPEASLPAKRRTRASADRLGRTSGGGRASAGAQPAQSEPGGHASKQRLHRGLADNLAVLHELFDGCSDVQFRHIELEAGRHAALVYFTGMVELEELSEEALEPLLTAFHPHTVGDCDPKQLAGRSLPVAQADVVQTLDDAVDAIVLGRAVLLIDGFDAAVSLTTTSPPRRAISEPETESVVRGPREGFTEDITVNMSLLRQKLRTPKLKSVPYYVGTYTKTEVRLVYIEGLADEQVIAEAKRRIEGIEIDGVLESGYLEELIEDQPLSPFPQFQYSERPDTVAAQLLEGRFAILTNGTPFALVAPVTWWQFLQASEDYYERFFLVYLVRVLRYVSLFIALFLPAMYIAVTTYHQDMLPTNLVISIAAARESIPFPAIIEALIMELTFEALREAGIRLPRAVGHAVSILGALVIGEAAVEAGIVSAPMVIIVALTGIASFTVPRYNAAIAIRLLRFPMMLLGAVLGMFGLVIGVMWVTVHLCKLRSFGVPYLSGFAPYKRQEVKDLFVRPPWWEMVYRPSSYAHQNRKRMNKQMMPRPEGNPQ from the coding sequence ATGGAGGTGAAAAGTGGTGTTCGCATTCGCCCGAGGCGCCGGCCGCAAGGGAGTCAGGCTGAGCCGGGCGCCGAACAGGGCAGTGAGGCGCAGTCGGGCGGCGAACAGGAGAGCGGTGCGCGCGGCGCCGGAGCGCCGGAAGCGTCTCTGCCGGCGAAGCGCCGGACCAGGGCGTCGGCGGATCGCCTGGGGCGGACCAGTGGCGGGGGCCGGGCATCCGCGGGCGCTCAGCCGGCTCAGTCGGAGCCCGGCGGTCACGCGTCCAAACAGCGACTTCACCGCGGTCTCGCGGACAACCTCGCCGTCCTGCACGAGCTTTTCGACGGCTGCTCGGACGTGCAGTTTCGCCACATCGAGCTCGAAGCCGGCCGTCACGCGGCTCTCGTCTATTTCACGGGCATGGTGGAGCTTGAGGAGCTGAGCGAAGAGGCGCTTGAGCCGCTTTTGACCGCGTTTCACCCGCACACCGTCGGGGACTGCGATCCGAAGCAGTTGGCGGGGCGGTCGCTGCCGGTGGCCCAGGCGGACGTCGTGCAGACGCTCGACGACGCGGTGGACGCGATTGTCCTGGGGCGGGCTGTGTTGCTCATCGACGGCTTCGACGCCGCCGTCTCGCTCACCACCACGTCTCCTCCGCGGCGCGCCATCTCGGAGCCGGAAACCGAGTCGGTGGTCCGCGGGCCGCGCGAGGGATTCACCGAGGACATCACCGTGAATATGTCGCTTCTTCGCCAGAAGCTGCGCACGCCGAAGCTGAAGTCCGTCCCGTACTACGTGGGCACGTACACGAAGACCGAGGTCCGGCTCGTGTACATCGAGGGGCTGGCCGACGAACAGGTCATCGCGGAGGCCAAGCGCCGGATCGAAGGCATCGAGATCGACGGGGTGCTCGAGAGCGGTTACCTGGAGGAACTCATCGAGGATCAGCCGCTGTCGCCGTTTCCCCAGTTTCAGTACTCGGAACGGCCGGACACCGTTGCGGCGCAGCTTCTGGAGGGCCGATTCGCCATCCTCACGAACGGGACGCCGTTCGCGCTGGTGGCTCCGGTGACATGGTGGCAGTTCCTGCAGGCGAGCGAGGATTACTATGAGCGTTTCTTTCTCGTGTACCTGGTGCGCGTGCTGCGCTATGTGTCGCTGTTCATCGCGCTGTTTCTCCCGGCCATGTACATCGCGGTGACCACGTATCACCAGGACATGCTGCCCACCAACCTCGTCATCAGCATCGCGGCGGCCCGGGAGAGCATTCCGTTTCCGGCCATCATCGAGGCGCTGATCATGGAGCTCACGTTCGAGGCGCTGCGCGAGGCGGGCATCCGCCTCCCGCGGGCCGTGGGGCACGCCGTCAGCATCTTGGGCGCGCTCGTCATCGGGGAGGCGGCCGTGGAGGCCGGCATCGTGTCGGCGCCGATGGTCATCATCGTGGCCTTGACCGGCATTGCCTCGTTCACTGTGCCGCGGTACAACGCGGCTATCGCGATCCGCCTGCTTCGCTTTCCCATGATGCTCCTCGGCGCTGTGCTCGGCATGTTCGGCCTTGTCATCGGCGTCATGTGGGTCACGGTGCACCTGTGCAAGCTGCGCTCGTTTGGCGTCCCGTATCTCTCCGGTTTCGCTCCATACAAGCGCCAGGAGGTCAAAGATCTGTTCGTCCGGCCGCCCTGGTGGGAGATGGTGTACAGGCCTTCCTCCTACGCGCATCAGAACCGCAAGCGGATGAACAAGCAGATGATGCCTCGCCCGGAAGGCAACCCGCAGTGA
- a CDS encoding peptidoglycan D,D-transpeptidase FtsI family protein, whose translation MRFWKRQELTEEERRWRKRQFRTHVIYAMIFLSFTSLLLRAAYVQISNGKAYRQAELSIPKARIPVLPQRGWIYDANGQVLAWDKPSLSIVMNRYSTTSDATYRHLASALAPVLHQTPQALYRLMKSDSGTIQVTLAKNVSLAQVAYVVEHQSELPGVQVIQDYIREYPYGDLAGQVLGYVGAITAENVSRYQGYLYSQKVGETGVEEQYEPLLQGKPGYELVTINSAGNAIAEAGEIPPQNGDNLQLTLDGHEQACAQMIMQSMIQKVSDKNAVENAAAVMLDVKTGGVIAMVSYPYLDPNWFTLGTLGQHAHYVSTSGAQVNNAIAMVNYPGSTVKPANLITAMKAGLVNPQTTIEDDGYIYIGKSRKNEDEGFAFGAVDPVEALTVSSDVFFYEVGLWLGKWFGSSATQGGSWPAQDGSYQHYLNTDLAKGMNALFQGEADFGLGYKTGIDLPYENDGAFYILDSRQGNRQVPYDLKASERSIAKTGEYVNYGSPASLADAAIGQSQMFTPLQLAEYALALANRGVRVTPHVLQAVYGPNGTPTNGAKPVSTVKPKRTGRVTAPDWQWNLVQRGMIGVTSSPNGTAYGAFAGAPYQVAGKTGTAQIMLGGKPTDNSVFICYAPADHPQVAVAVMAPGGGYGAQFSAVIARQMLDAYFNEHHAPFMPKNEWTDTSIPANWKSSPAYQIPEQSP comes from the coding sequence ATGCGATTTTGGAAACGCCAAGAACTGACCGAAGAGGAGCGCCGCTGGCGCAAGCGCCAGTTTCGCACGCACGTGATTTACGCCATGATCTTTTTGTCCTTCACGAGCCTTCTGCTGCGCGCCGCGTACGTGCAGATATCCAATGGAAAAGCGTATCGGCAGGCCGAACTCAGCATTCCCAAGGCGCGCATCCCGGTCCTGCCGCAGCGTGGCTGGATCTACGATGCCAACGGCCAAGTGCTGGCGTGGGACAAGCCGTCTTTGTCCATCGTGATGAACCGGTATTCCACCACGTCGGACGCGACGTATCGGCATCTCGCGAGCGCGTTGGCCCCCGTCCTTCACCAGACGCCGCAGGCGCTCTATCGCCTCATGAAGTCGGACTCCGGTACGATTCAGGTGACGCTCGCCAAAAACGTCTCGCTCGCCCAGGTCGCGTATGTGGTGGAGCACCAATCCGAGCTTCCCGGCGTGCAGGTGATCCAGGACTACATCCGCGAGTATCCGTACGGCGATCTCGCCGGACAGGTGTTGGGCTATGTCGGCGCCATCACGGCGGAGAACGTGAGCCGGTACCAAGGGTATCTGTATAGCCAGAAGGTCGGAGAGACGGGGGTCGAAGAGCAGTACGAGCCGCTCTTGCAGGGCAAACCAGGGTATGAGCTCGTGACCATCAACAGCGCCGGCAACGCCATCGCGGAGGCGGGCGAGATCCCGCCGCAGAACGGCGACAACCTGCAGCTCACTCTCGACGGGCACGAGCAGGCGTGCGCGCAGATGATCATGCAGAGCATGATTCAGAAGGTGAGCGACAAAAACGCGGTCGAGAACGCCGCCGCCGTGATGCTCGACGTCAAGACGGGCGGCGTGATCGCCATGGTGAGCTACCCGTACCTGGACCCGAACTGGTTCACGCTGGGGACGCTGGGGCAACACGCGCACTACGTGTCGACCTCGGGCGCCCAGGTGAACAACGCCATCGCCATGGTGAATTACCCGGGATCGACGGTCAAGCCGGCCAACCTCATCACGGCGATGAAGGCGGGGCTCGTGAATCCGCAGACGACCATCGAAGACGACGGGTACATCTACATCGGCAAGTCGCGCAAGAACGAGGACGAGGGATTCGCGTTCGGCGCCGTGGATCCCGTCGAGGCGCTGACGGTGTCGAGCGACGTGTTTTTCTACGAGGTCGGGCTGTGGCTCGGCAAATGGTTCGGATCGAGCGCGACGCAGGGCGGGTCGTGGCCAGCGCAGGATGGCTCGTACCAACACTACCTGAACACGGACCTGGCGAAGGGGATGAACGCGCTGTTTCAGGGCGAAGCGGACTTTGGCCTCGGCTATAAGACGGGGATCGACCTGCCGTACGAGAACGACGGCGCGTTTTATATCCTCGACTCGCGCCAGGGCAATCGGCAGGTCCCGTATGATCTGAAGGCCAGCGAGCGGTCCATCGCGAAGACGGGGGAGTACGTGAACTACGGATCGCCGGCGAGTTTGGCGGATGCCGCCATCGGCCAGTCGCAGATGTTCACGCCGCTTCAGCTCGCGGAATACGCGCTCGCGCTCGCGAACCGAGGGGTCCGGGTGACGCCGCACGTGTTGCAGGCGGTCTATGGGCCGAACGGGACGCCGACGAACGGGGCCAAACCCGTGTCCACGGTGAAGCCGAAGAGGACCGGACGCGTGACCGCGCCGGATTGGCAGTGGAACCTCGTCCAGCGCGGCATGATCGGCGTGACGTCCAGTCCCAACGGCACGGCGTATGGGGCGTTCGCCGGGGCGCCGTATCAGGTCGCGGGCAAGACGGGGACGGCGCAAATTATGCTCGGCGGCAAACCGACCGACAACTCGGTCTTCATCTGTTATGCGCCGGCTGATCATCCGCAGGTCGCGGTGGCCGTGATGGCGCCCGGAGGCGGGTATGGCGCGCAGTTTTCGGCCGTGATCGCGCGGCAGATGCTGGACGCGTACTTCAACGAGCATCACGCGCCGTTCATGCCAAAGAATGAATGGACCGATACCTCGATCCCGGCGAACTGGAAGTCGTCGCCCGCGTATCAAATCCCGGAACAAAGTCCGTAA
- a CDS encoding GerAB/ArcD/ProY family transporter: MNQVSSRQVVLMGFCYVFSATLVTWPGQILRSAKQDAWVGVPLCSLVVLLVLWLTDRALARNPGKDLLTLLVEKFGWLGKAVLLLYVLFSLVIMAKDVRLGVDFVSVVFLPVTPAVVVGALIMATCVFMVRGGIEVIARMTELYLPVFLLFSVFCGALLVPDLSWQYLQPFFEYGMERPAVGVWYALNAIGSITILPLLFSHERFSFRQACISLVFSSLFLEFVLVICQLNLGSPLAGHLMYPAYEAVREVRVTDFLDRFDILIVGIWLPTIVIKIALNLYFTIACMRQVVPQLQAAQVAPSLGSLALVVSLWLFHTSTEVVAVDDVWPLVVMALWLGIPALGAIIVAVLSPKPSARKPKPQRAP, from the coding sequence ATGAATCAGGTGTCGTCCCGGCAAGTGGTGCTGATGGGCTTCTGTTACGTCTTTTCCGCGACGCTCGTGACCTGGCCTGGGCAGATCCTGCGATCCGCCAAGCAGGACGCGTGGGTGGGAGTTCCGCTGTGCAGCCTCGTCGTCCTCTTGGTGCTGTGGCTGACGGATCGCGCGCTGGCGAGAAACCCAGGCAAAGATCTGCTGACGCTCTTGGTCGAGAAGTTCGGCTGGCTGGGCAAGGCGGTGCTGTTGCTGTACGTCCTGTTTTCGCTGGTGATTATGGCGAAGGACGTGCGGCTTGGGGTCGACTTCGTCAGCGTGGTCTTTTTGCCGGTGACGCCGGCGGTCGTGGTCGGGGCGCTCATCATGGCCACGTGCGTGTTCATGGTGCGCGGCGGGATCGAGGTCATCGCGCGGATGACGGAACTGTATCTGCCCGTGTTTCTTTTGTTCTCCGTGTTTTGCGGCGCCTTGCTCGTCCCGGATCTCAGCTGGCAGTACCTGCAGCCCTTCTTCGAGTACGGCATGGAGCGCCCGGCCGTTGGGGTGTGGTATGCACTCAACGCCATCGGCAGCATCACCATTCTGCCGCTCCTGTTCTCCCACGAGCGGTTTTCTTTCCGCCAGGCCTGCATCTCGCTCGTCTTCTCTTCCCTGTTTCTCGAGTTTGTCCTGGTCATCTGCCAGTTGAATCTCGGCAGCCCGCTCGCGGGTCACTTGATGTATCCCGCATACGAGGCCGTCCGAGAGGTGCGCGTAACGGACTTTCTGGATCGGTTTGACATCCTCATTGTCGGCATCTGGCTGCCGACCATCGTGATCAAGATCGCGCTGAACCTGTATTTCACCATCGCCTGCATGCGGCAAGTCGTCCCGCAGCTTCAGGCGGCGCAGGTGGCGCCTTCGCTCGGCTCGCTCGCGCTCGTGGTGAGCCTGTGGTTGTTTCACACCTCGACGGAGGTGGTGGCCGTCGACGACGTCTGGCCGCTCGTCGTCATGGCGCTGTGGCTCGGGATTCCGGCGCTCGGGGCCATCATCGTCGCGGTACTGAGCCCAAAGCCGAGCGCGCGCAAGCCGAAGCCCCAGCGCGCGCCGTAG
- a CDS encoding C40 family peptidase — MTGASVVVALSFALCPRPASAETLSQAQQQLAQLQSQKRAVESRLSEDAVKEETLKNAIRAYQVSIDNVQAQIQANQARMAALRQQEHELGIQLKQNEAQLNQAEEELAQIVRGEYEDGNVSYLEVLFNATSFTDFLSRLYDLAIVSKTQDQVVQSVKALQASIVEKQRQVQAAEQQAEQVGQQLSQLEAMDESLKQAQQVKLNAVLQDIEQGKQQQGMLESQIQLTQSDIQAIEAATAAAEQKESNAQYVAQQQAALVPADPNSIIGYAEQFLGTPYVWGGESPSGFDCSGFTQYVFSHFGIQIPRTSEAQFAVGVPVSQNDLQPGDLVFFSTYAPGATHVGIYIGNGLMIDAQDMGVSIDSVFNSYWGPKYLGARRFITTGG, encoded by the coding sequence TTGACTGGAGCATCGGTCGTCGTTGCCCTGTCGTTCGCCTTGTGTCCCAGACCCGCCAGCGCGGAAACGCTTTCGCAGGCGCAGCAGCAGCTGGCGCAGTTGCAGAGTCAGAAGCGCGCCGTCGAAAGCCGACTTTCCGAGGATGCCGTGAAAGAGGAGACGCTGAAAAACGCCATTCGCGCGTACCAGGTCTCCATCGACAACGTCCAGGCGCAGATTCAGGCGAATCAGGCCCGCATGGCGGCCCTGCGCCAGCAGGAGCATGAGCTCGGCATCCAGTTGAAGCAGAACGAGGCACAGCTCAACCAGGCCGAGGAGGAGCTCGCGCAGATTGTGCGCGGCGAGTACGAGGACGGCAACGTGTCGTACCTCGAGGTGCTGTTCAACGCCACCAGCTTTACGGATTTCCTCTCGCGGTTGTATGATCTCGCCATTGTCTCGAAGACGCAGGATCAGGTCGTGCAGTCGGTCAAAGCGCTGCAAGCGTCCATCGTGGAGAAGCAGCGTCAGGTCCAGGCGGCCGAGCAGCAGGCGGAGCAGGTGGGCCAACAGCTGAGCCAGCTCGAAGCCATGGACGAATCCCTCAAGCAGGCGCAGCAGGTCAAATTGAACGCCGTTCTGCAGGACATCGAGCAGGGCAAGCAGCAGCAGGGCATGCTCGAGAGCCAGATTCAACTCACGCAGTCGGATATCCAGGCCATCGAAGCGGCGACGGCGGCAGCCGAGCAGAAGGAATCGAACGCGCAGTATGTGGCTCAACAGCAGGCCGCGCTCGTTCCGGCTGATCCCAACAGCATCATCGGCTACGCGGAGCAATTCTTGGGAACGCCCTACGTGTGGGGCGGCGAATCGCCGAGCGGCTTCGATTGCTCGGGCTTCACGCAGTACGTGTTTTCGCACTTCGGCATCCAGATCCCGCGGACGTCCGAAGCGCAGTTTGCCGTCGGCGTTCCGGTCAGCCAAAACGACCTCCAGCCTGGCGATCTCGTCTTCTTCAGCACGTATGCCCCCGGCGCGACCCACGTCGGCATCTACATTGGCAACGGCCTGATGATCGACGCGCAGGACATGGGCGTCTCCATCGACAGCGTGTTCAACTCGTACTGGGGACCCAAGTACCTGGGCGCGCGCCGGTTCATCACGACGGGCGGTTGA
- a CDS encoding HlyD family secretion protein, translating to MNARRLLLIQVIILVVILAAGFVGYYFYHQSTLYLKTDDAQVTGRQIVITAPASGELTSWNGTEGAQFSAGDVMGTISVPGAKGATVSVTAPETATIVQNQAVNHQFVVAGTPLAYAYNLNDLWVTANVKETDINDVHVGQNVDVYVDAFPGTSFQGVVQQIGLATAATFSLLPQTNNNANFTKVTQVIPVRIRLQTYTGQLVPGMSATVRIHK from the coding sequence ATGAATGCAAGGCGGCTTCTCCTCATCCAGGTGATCATCCTCGTGGTTATCCTCGCGGCCGGATTTGTGGGGTACTACTTCTATCACCAGTCGACGCTGTACCTGAAGACGGACGACGCCCAGGTCACCGGGCGGCAGATTGTCATCACGGCGCCGGCCTCCGGCGAGCTCACCTCGTGGAACGGGACCGAAGGCGCGCAGTTTTCGGCCGGAGACGTGATGGGCACCATCAGCGTGCCTGGCGCGAAGGGCGCGACGGTCAGCGTGACCGCGCCGGAGACCGCCACCATTGTGCAGAACCAGGCTGTGAACCATCAGTTCGTCGTGGCTGGCACGCCTCTCGCGTACGCGTACAACCTGAACGATCTCTGGGTGACGGCGAACGTCAAGGAGACGGACATCAACGACGTGCACGTCGGCCAGAACGTCGACGTCTATGTGGACGCGTTTCCCGGCACGTCGTTCCAGGGCGTGGTACAGCAGATTGGCCTCGCGACCGCGGCCACGTTCTCGCTGCTCCCGCAGACGAACAACAACGCGAACTTCACCAAGGTGACCCAGGTCATCCCGGTGCGCATCCGGCTTCAGACCTACACGGGGCAACTGGTGCCTGGGATGAGCGCGACGGTCCGCATTCACAAATAA
- a CDS encoding VOC family protein: MRNPNDVFHLAIPARDLDEAYDFYVTKLGCKLARRYPDRITLDFFGDQLVCHLSDRWDREVSMYPRHFGITFRDKKHFDNLYKLAKQRGIPFYHDLSRRFEGLIEEHETFFLIDPSNNLLEFKYYFDDRMMY, encoded by the coding sequence ATGCGAAACCCGAACGACGTCTTTCACCTGGCCATTCCCGCGCGCGATCTCGACGAGGCGTACGACTTCTACGTCACGAAGCTCGGCTGCAAACTGGCGCGCCGGTATCCGGATCGGATCACGCTCGATTTCTTCGGCGACCAGCTCGTGTGCCATCTGTCGGATCGCTGGGACCGCGAGGTGAGCATGTATCCCCGCCACTTTGGCATCACGTTCCGGGACAAGAAGCACTTCGACAACCTGTACAAGCTCGCCAAACAGCGCGGCATTCCGTTCTACCACGACCTGTCCCGCCGCTTCGAGGGCCTCATCGAGGAGCACGAGACCTTTTTCCTGATCGATCCGTCCAACAACCTGCTGGAATTCAAGTACTACTTCGACGACCGCATGATGTACTGA
- a CDS encoding Ger(x)C family spore germination protein: MVGKTGKWAVGILAIALVPFVSGCWDRREINDMAFVTACAADRAEDGKYRVTVEVPLPGKISSVGNLGGGGGSSGTKAYFIDSTVGDTFRQANADQQKAMSRQLYFAHMRVFVFGEELARDNIAQAIDVMARVPQNRMTTYLVVSEGPGADVLNTESSMEKTPAELLRELASQSERHPRTVKRVTEALLAEGQDPYMPLVSVIETTPGDEARKQTYIKVAGLAIFRGPQMVGMLKGREADGVLWALGEIKRPIVTVPAPHGTGHVSVIVTRYRTRVAMHRDGDGVSCRITVKAMGTLAENTSPYMYEITQNLPRLEHEASLEIADEIASGMKALKAMRADPVGLCNRVYRLYPALWHARKKDWRDSLYAHIPVEVHVELDLRNSGNATSPVAVPEEDLKA, translated from the coding sequence ATGGTGGGCAAGACGGGAAAGTGGGCGGTTGGGATTCTGGCCATCGCGCTGGTGCCCTTCGTCTCCGGCTGTTGGGATCGCCGCGAGATCAACGACATGGCGTTTGTCACGGCCTGCGCGGCGGATCGCGCGGAAGACGGCAAGTACCGCGTGACGGTGGAAGTGCCGCTGCCGGGGAAGATCTCGTCCGTGGGCAATCTCGGTGGGGGCGGCGGATCGAGCGGCACGAAGGCGTATTTCATCGACTCGACAGTGGGCGACACGTTTCGGCAGGCGAACGCGGATCAGCAAAAGGCGATGTCTCGCCAGCTCTACTTTGCGCACATGCGCGTGTTTGTCTTTGGCGAGGAGCTCGCGCGGGACAACATCGCGCAGGCCATCGACGTCATGGCGCGCGTGCCGCAGAACCGCATGACGACGTACCTGGTGGTGAGCGAGGGACCTGGCGCGGACGTGCTCAACACCGAGTCGAGCATGGAAAAGACGCCGGCCGAGTTGTTGCGCGAGCTCGCGAGCCAGTCCGAGCGGCATCCGCGCACGGTCAAGCGGGTCACGGAGGCGCTTTTGGCCGAGGGCCAGGATCCCTACATGCCGCTTGTGTCGGTCATCGAGACGACGCCCGGAGACGAGGCGCGCAAGCAGACGTACATCAAGGTCGCGGGCCTCGCCATCTTTCGCGGCCCGCAGATGGTCGGGATGCTGAAGGGCCGCGAGGCCGACGGCGTGCTGTGGGCCCTCGGCGAGATCAAGCGGCCGATCGTGACGGTGCCGGCCCCACACGGCACGGGCCACGTCTCCGTCATCGTCACGAGGTATCGGACGCGCGTCGCGATGCACCGGGATGGCGATGGCGTCTCCTGCCGCATCACCGTGAAGGCGATGGGGACGCTCGCCGAAAACACGTCCCCGTACATGTACGAGATCACCCAGAACCTGCCGCGCCTCGAACACGAGGCGTCGCTCGAGATTGCGGACGAGATCGCGTCGGGGATGAAGGCCCTGAAGGCCATGCGCGCGGATCCGGTAGGGCTCTGCAACCGCGTGTACCGGCTCTATCCCGCGCTGTGGCATGCGCGAAAGAAAGACTGGCGCGATTCGCTGTACGCCCACATCCCGGTCGAGGTCCACGTGGAGCTCGATCTGCGCAACAGTGGCAATGCGACGTCCCCGGTCGCGGTTCCGGAGGAGGATTTGAAGGCGTGA